In Candidatus Poribacteria bacterium, the genomic window CATCGCTATCTTGGAGGTTTTTGGCGGTATGGGACGGAATGATTTAACTGAACAGCAGCTGCACATTCCGCCCAATCCGAATATTCAATGGGTATGGGTCCCGAACGCTGGACATTACCTCCCGCATGAATGTCCAATTGAAGTTGCCAAAGTAATAGGCGCACTCCGTCGGCATTTTAAACCCCCTAAATCCCCCTTATCAGGGGGACTTTAAGTGTGCCGTAACCCTTAACCTTCAGGAATCTCGACCGGCAGATCCAGCCGGTCACCCCACTCTTTCCACGAACCTATGTAGTTACTGACTTTCGGGTATCCCAAAAGTCGCAACGCCAAATAGGTTTGCGAAGAGCGGTATCCGCCCTGTCAGTAGCACATGACTTGCTTTTCGGGGGTAATACCCACTGCCGCATACATCTCTCGGAGTTCATCAGCAGTTTTGAAAGCCCCGGCTTCATCAAGATTATTCAGCCACTCGATGTGAATAGAACCCGGAATCGCACCTGCTCGTTCTGCGCGAGCCACCCTGCCGTAATGTTCATCGTCCGTTCGAGTGTCAAGCGGCACAAAATCTTCTCGGTTTAAGAGGACATGAATCACATCGGCATCCATGTGCGTGTCGCGCTGTGCATTTATCTCGAAAGGCAGCACCTCTGGTGGTTCAGCCCCCTCCGTACTAATCGGTCCTTCTGCGGCGAGCCATGCTCTGAAACCGCCATCGAGTAAACGGGTATCGGAATGTCCGAGGTACTCACAGAACCAAAGTCCACGTGATGCCCTTGTCCCAGAAATGTCTTCATACCATACAATCGGCTTTGTCGGGTCAAGCCCGCGTTGCTGAAACAGGTACGCCATCATCCACATAAAGGCATCAAAGGTCTCTTTGCGAGTATCGATGAGGCTCAAACCGAACAGATCTAAATGAAGTGCACCGGGAATATGTCCGCGAATATATTCATAAGTCGGCCGCGTATCGACGATGCAGAATTTTCCATCATTGAGTGTCCGTTTCAATTCATCAGCAGAGATCACCAGGTGTGGGTTTTCGTAGCCTTTATAGGCTTCCATTGTCTGTCAACTCCTTCTAAATTTGTCAGGACTCACACAAATGCTTTTGCTGGGGAGCGGCTTGAAACCCGTAGTACGTAGGCGTTCACGGGAAGATTGCGTAATTCCTATTTGTTATCAAGGACTGCTTTCTTACACTGTTTTCGGCTTCTTTTTAATTAACTTGATTGTCTTCCACTTTCCAATACGATACCAAAACCACATAGCGATCCCTTGGACGACATTTGAGAGAGCGATCCCTAACCAAACGCCGTTCAGTCCGATGAAGTGCGAAAGTAGAATTACAAGTCCGAGACCGACACCGACCTGTGCGGCAAGCGTAATTACCATCGGGGAGAAGGTATCCCCAGCCCCATTGAGTGCTCGCCCTAAAATGAGTGAAAATGCGATAAATCCGAATGTCGGAGACAGGAACCGCAGATAGACGATACCGGTTTCAATCACATCTGTCTCGGCTGTGAAAATCCGAATGAAAATTTGCGGGAAAGCGAGAAAAACGGCCCCGATCACCGCCATAATTACGGCACCTAACAGGTTCGCAACACGTGTCGATTTTTCAGCGCGTTCTATCTGGTTCGCCCCTAAATTTTGTCCGACTAAGGGAACGACTGCGTTCGCAATGCCGAAGCCGGGGTTCATTACCAGAATCCGAAGTCGCATACAAATCGTATATGCGGCAACGACAGTTTTGCCATAAGGTCCGATGACCCATAGGAAACCGAGTCGCGAAATGTGTCGCCAAAACCCTTGCATAGAACTATAAACGCCGAGCCGTAAAATGTCAAGCATTTCTACGAGGTCTACCTGATACTGAACGCGCCGGAGCGAAACAGGGGCCCGTCCACTCCAACAGAGATAGAGTAGGATCACTACACCCGCGCCGCGTCCGATAAGTGTTGCATACGCCGAACCTGCTACCCCCAATTTTGGGAATCCCCATAAGCCGAAAATTAACAACGGGTCGAGTGTGATGTTAATCAGTGTTGAGAAGATGAGAACAACCATCGGGGTGATGGTATCACCACCAGCCCGGAAGATAGAGCCGAGGGTCATTGACACGAACATTGTACTAATACCGACGAGAATGATATGCATGTAAGTGGTGCCGAGCCTTAATACCTCTGGATCTGTCATTCTCACAGCAAGCAATCCTTGTTCCGCCAACGGATAACCGACGAGCGTGACACCGATGGAAAAGAGAACCGCTAACAGGATTGACTGCATCGTGATATGCTCGGCTTGGGCGAGGTTTCTTGCACCTAAATACTGTGCGACCATAATCCCTGCACCTGTTGAAATTCCGAGCGAGAAGACCCCGATTAACCGGATTAAGTTCCCACTTACGCCAACAGCCGCTATCGCACCTGCTCCAAGTCTTCCAACAAAGATCATATCAACGATGTTAAACGCTTCTTGGAGAATGTAACTGAGTATTATGGGTCCTGCAAGCCGTAGTAAATGCCCCAGAAGACTCCCTCGGGTTAGGTCGCCCCGTGCTTTTTTCATATTTTCGTGTTGTTGCTTTTATGTTTTGTCGTTTATTTCCTTTTTAGACGGCTCTCTCTATCGAATTGTGAGTTTGCCAAGGGGTTGATGGTGCTTGGGTATTGACGCAAGTCTTGGACATATTAGCAGTATTTTATCTGGGTGTCAAGATAAAAATCTGGGACTTGCGTTTAAAGTATAAAAACCAGAAGCAGGTATTTATACCGATTTTTTTGACAGTGCTACCCGAAACCTGTTATAATATCTTATATTTTTTAACTAATTTGGTTTACATCTGCTGCATATCGGTGAAAAAAATGTTTTGGGATGAAATAAAAAAACACTACGATGCAGGTTCTGCCCACCAATTTCTGCTCCATTTTAATGTCAATGACTTGCTATATGACGATGTTTACGGTTATTTGCCTGTTGCCGATTATCTCATGGAGCAGCTGAATATATTGGGCTGCGATCTTGTCCTTGGCTATAACCCATCACAAGGCATTAATCTGCCGCGTGTTGGACGGTGGCGAAACACACAGAGAATGCTACAACTTCTTCCGCGAGAAGAAAAAGAGGCAGAGAAGCAGAATGAGCGTCGCGGAATTAATTCCAGCGTGGCATTCGATGAAGTTCATAAAGATCCGTTCCTGAAAATAGACCCTTCGCCCTCCAAAGAGTTACGCGACAAGTTAAATAATCTCCTCGGACAAGGCAGAACAAAAATTGGATTGGTTATCAATTTTCTCGAGCAGCTCACGCCGAACGATCCTTCGTTGAATAGTGTTGCCAGAGATGAATCACAACTCTTGTTTAATCGGATCCAAAATTGGGCATCCGATCTTAATATCCGAAGGCATAAACACGTTGTCCTGCTCATGACGCATAACACGTTTGACATACACCCGAATTTCACTGTGAATCCAGAGATTCCTATGATAGAAATCCCATTTCCAGACTATGCCGAACGCCTGAAGTTTATTGAACATCTACACGACATTTCAGATGATTCTTCGCAGATGCGTAAAACCGTCGGAAATAATCAAGAGAGAGAGGCATTGGCACGGGAAACGGTAGGGTTGAATTTATTCGGTATCCACGATGTTGTGCAACAAGCAGAATCTGCGCAACAGAAAGCAGGCGGTGAACCGTTACTTAGATACAGGCGCGAGAGTATCAAGACCTTCAGCCACGGAGTGCTTGAACTTGGTGAAACTCACAGAAACACTTCTGATGATGGTTGGTATGTAACGCGGACGATTCGGGATATCGCAGATGGTATGAAAAATCGAGATCTGCGCCGTGTCCCACGCGGGATGCTTCTGCTTGGGCCTCCTGGAACCAGCAAGGCTTACGCCGCAAGAGTACTCGCCGGTGAAGCGAATATGACGCTGGTCCAACTCCGCTATGCTAATCAGGTAGGTGAAGTCACAATAAACATCAATGAAAATGGGAACACTTATGAACGGAACCTAAATGCAGGTCTCAATTTTATCCGTGGCATCGCACCGACGGTTGTCTTTATGGATGAAATTGAGCAGGCATCCCCGCATACGACGATGAATCCGGAGGAGCACGATCAGACCTTCCCGCGAGCCCTCGTGAATGCTATAAATGATACGTCATTGCATGGCAGCGTAATATGGGTGGGGACATCGCAACGCCCAGACCTAATGCCGCCAATCTTCCGGCGTTACGGCGTTTTCGACACCAAGTTAATCATGCTACCGCCCACCAGTGGCGGCAGAGTGGAAATCTTAAAAATATTTTGTCGCGGGCAGACATCAGGTAACATCAACTTCCAAGCACTCGTCGGCGGTTCAGAAACGGACGGGTTGACTTGGCGAGATCTGTTTCTGATCGTCCAACGTGCGAATAACGTCGCAAAACGTGAGGGGCGTGATACCTTCACGGAAACCGAGCTCCGTCAAACACTCAACGACTTCATTCCGGATTATTCACGGGAGATGCAAACATTCATGGGATTATTGGCGTTGCGAGAAGCAAATTCTCGTATAATGGTTCCAGACGGTTTGCTGCCGGAATACCAAGAATTTGTTGAAGGCAATCGGATTGACAAGACAGGAATTAATAGGCGTTTGATGGAGTTGAGTAATCAACTCGGTTTGGACGATTGATGTATTGAGGTAAAATCGTTAATAAGACCTAACGG contains:
- a CDS encoding rhodanese-like domain-containing protein; protein product: MEAYKGYENPHLVISADELKRTLNDGKFCIVDTRPTYEYIRGHIPGALHLDLFGLSLIDTRKETFDAFMWMMAYLFQQRGLDPTKPIVWYEDISGTRASRGLWFCEYLGHSDTRLLDGGFRAWLAAEGPISTEGAEPPEVLPFEINAQRDTHMDADVIHVLLNREDFVPLDTRTDDEHYGRVARAERAGAIPGSIHIEWLNNLDEAGAFKTADELREMYAAVGITPEKQVMCY
- a CDS encoding MATE family efflux transporter, which translates into the protein MKKARGDLTRGSLLGHLLRLAGPIILSYILQEAFNIVDMIFVGRLGAGAIAAVGVSGNLIRLIGVFSLGISTGAGIMVAQYLGARNLAQAEHITMQSILLAVLFSIGVTLVGYPLAEQGLLAVRMTDPEVLRLGTTYMHIILVGISTMFVSMTLGSIFRAGGDTITPMVVLIFSTLINITLDPLLIFGLWGFPKLGVAGSAYATLIGRGAGVVILLYLCWSGRAPVSLRRVQYQVDLVEMLDILRLGVYSSMQGFWRHISRLGFLWVIGPYGKTVVAAYTICMRLRILVMNPGFGIANAVVPLVGQNLGANQIERAEKSTRVANLLGAVIMAVIGAVFLAFPQIFIRIFTAETDVIETGIVYLRFLSPTFGFIAFSLILGRALNGAGDTFSPMVITLAAQVGVGLGLVILLSHFIGLNGVWLGIALSNVVQGIAMWFWYRIGKWKTIKLIKKKPKTV
- a CDS encoding ATP-binding protein produces the protein MFWDEIKKHYDAGSAHQFLLHFNVNDLLYDDVYGYLPVADYLMEQLNILGCDLVLGYNPSQGINLPRVGRWRNTQRMLQLLPREEKEAEKQNERRGINSSVAFDEVHKDPFLKIDPSPSKELRDKLNNLLGQGRTKIGLVINFLEQLTPNDPSLNSVARDESQLLFNRIQNWASDLNIRRHKHVVLLMTHNTFDIHPNFTVNPEIPMIEIPFPDYAERLKFIEHLHDISDDSSQMRKTVGNNQEREALARETVGLNLFGIHDVVQQAESAQQKAGGEPLLRYRRESIKTFSHGVLELGETHRNTSDDGWYVTRTIRDIADGMKNRDLRRVPRGMLLLGPPGTSKAYAARVLAGEANMTLVQLRYANQVGEVTININENGNTYERNLNAGLNFIRGIAPTVVFMDEIEQASPHTTMNPEEHDQTFPRALVNAINDTSLHGSVIWVGTSQRPDLMPPIFRRYGVFDTKLIMLPPTSGGRVEILKIFCRGQTSGNINFQALVGGSETDGLTWRDLFLIVQRANNVAKREGRDTFTETELRQTLNDFIPDYSREMQTFMGLLALREANSRIMVPDGLLPEYQEFVEGNRIDKTGINRRLMELSNQLGLDD